In Astatotilapia calliptera unplaced genomic scaffold, fAstCal1.2 U_scaffold_122, whole genome shotgun sequence, the following proteins share a genomic window:
- the LOC113017435 gene encoding deoxyribonuclease-1 isoform X2 produces MHLVGTLGLFLTLLHLSNSLLLGAFNIKSFGDTKASNTTLMNIITKIVQRYDVILIQEVRDSDLSATQKLMEYVNKDSPQYKYIVSEPLGASTYKERYLFLYREALVSVAKSYTYDDGPEETGQDAFSREPFVVMFSSKHTAVRDFTLIPQHTSPESAVRELNALYDVVADVRARWNNDDIVLLGDFNAGCSYVSGSDWQQIRIFTDKTFHWLITDAADTTVSQTVCPYDRIVVTADMMRGVVKDSAKVYNYMTDLNLKQDLALAVSDHFPVEVKLSG; encoded by the exons ATGCATTTGGTGGGCACTTTGGGGCTTTTTCTGACCTTGCTGCATCTCTCTAACTCGCTGCTGCTGGGAGCCTTTAACATCAAATCCTTCGGAGACACCAAAGCCTCCAACACCACTCTGATGAACATCATTACCAAG attgTCCAACGCTATGACGTCATTCTGATCCAAGAGGTCAGAGACAGTGATCTCTCAGCAACCCAAAAACTCATGGAGTACGTCAACAA AGATTCTCCTCAGTACAAATACATCGTCAGCGAGCCTCTCGGTGCGAGCACCTATAAAGAGCGATATCTCTTCCTTTACAG GGAGGCGCTGGTATCGGTGGCAAAAAGCTACACCTATGACGACGGCCcggaggaaactggacaagacgCCTTTAGCAGGGAGCCGTTTGTCGTAATGTTCTCCTCCAAACACACTG CTGTGAGAGACTTTACTCTGATCCCTCAGCACACCTCCCCAGAATCAGCTGTTCGGGAGCTAAATGCTCTCTATGACGTGGTGGCAGATGTCCGCGCTCGCTGGAACAATGAT GACATCGTGCTGCTGGGTGACTTCAACGCAGGCTGTAGTTATGTGTCCGGGTCTGACTGGCAGCAGATCCGCATCTTCACTGACAAGACTTTCCATTGGCTGATCACTGATGCGGCCGACACTACCGTGTCGCAAACTGTCTGCCCTTACGACAG gatTGTGGTCACTGCGGACATGATGAGAGGAGTGGTGAAAGATAGTGCGAAGGTGTATAACTACATGACGGACCTGAATCTCAAACAAGATCTG gCGTTGGCTGTCAGCGACCACTTCCCCGTGGAGGTGAAGCTGAGCGGTTAG
- the LOC113017435 gene encoding deoxyribonuclease-1 isoform X1 yields the protein MHLVGTLGLFLTLLHLSNSLLLGAFNIKSFGDTKASNTTLMNIITKIVQRYDVILIQEVRDSDLSATQKLMEYVNNVCLFPPRDSPQYKYIVSEPLGASTYKERYLFLYREALVSVAKSYTYDDGPEETGQDAFSREPFVVMFSSKHTAVRDFTLIPQHTSPESAVRELNALYDVVADVRARWNNDDIVLLGDFNAGCSYVSGSDWQQIRIFTDKTFHWLITDAADTTVSQTVCPYDRIVVTADMMRGVVKDSAKVYNYMTDLNLKQDLALAVSDHFPVEVKLSG from the exons ATGCATTTGGTGGGCACTTTGGGGCTTTTTCTGACCTTGCTGCATCTCTCTAACTCGCTGCTGCTGGGAGCCTTTAACATCAAATCCTTCGGAGACACCAAAGCCTCCAACACCACTCTGATGAACATCATTACCAAG attgTCCAACGCTATGACGTCATTCTGATCCAAGAGGTCAGAGACAGTGATCTCTCAGCAACCCAAAAACTCATGGAGTACGTCAACAA tgtgtgtttgtttcccccCAGAGATTCTCCTCAGTACAAATACATCGTCAGCGAGCCTCTCGGTGCGAGCACCTATAAAGAGCGATATCTCTTCCTTTACAG GGAGGCGCTGGTATCGGTGGCAAAAAGCTACACCTATGACGACGGCCcggaggaaactggacaagacgCCTTTAGCAGGGAGCCGTTTGTCGTAATGTTCTCCTCCAAACACACTG CTGTGAGAGACTTTACTCTGATCCCTCAGCACACCTCCCCAGAATCAGCTGTTCGGGAGCTAAATGCTCTCTATGACGTGGTGGCAGATGTCCGCGCTCGCTGGAACAATGAT GACATCGTGCTGCTGGGTGACTTCAACGCAGGCTGTAGTTATGTGTCCGGGTCTGACTGGCAGCAGATCCGCATCTTCACTGACAAGACTTTCCATTGGCTGATCACTGATGCGGCCGACACTACCGTGTCGCAAACTGTCTGCCCTTACGACAG gatTGTGGTCACTGCGGACATGATGAGAGGAGTGGTGAAAGATAGTGCGAAGGTGTATAACTACATGACGGACCTGAATCTCAAACAAGATCTG gCGTTGGCTGTCAGCGACCACTTCCCCGTGGAGGTGAAGCTGAGCGGTTAG
- the LOC113017437 gene encoding enoyl-CoA delta isomerase 1, mitochondrial-like, protein MKMALRACLRTKPGLTALLSQLSCSGHAAARRAPALVAQRSSSSTSQKIKVDFDQSSGVAVMHMQSPPVNSLSLEFLTDVCIALEKLEMDKSCRGLVVTSSQPKVFSAGLDILDMYGKSPEHCAEFWKAVQEMWLKFYGSNMITIAAVNGSSPAGGCLLSMTCDYRIMADNPRYSIGLNETKLGIVAPFWFKDTMVNTVGHRATEMALQLGLLYSPAEALKIGLVDQLVHEDQVLTTATETMTKWLAIPDHARQLTKSMMRKPTIDKLAANREADVNNFVKFITKDSIQKSLGMYLEMLKRRKA, encoded by the exons ATGAAAATGGCTTTGAGGGCATGTTTGAGGACCAAGCCGGGTTTAACAG CTCTTCTGTCCCAGCTCTCCTGCAGCGGTCATGCTGCTGCTCGCAGGGCTCCTGCGCTTGTTGCTCAGCGGAGCAGCAGCTCCACCTCACAGAAGATCAAAGTGGATTTTGACCAGAGCTCAG GTGTGGCAGTGATGCACATGCAGAGTCCTCCTGTCAACAGTCTTAGTTTAGAGTTTCTCACTGATGTCTGCATTGCTCTTGAGAAGCTGGAGATGGACAAGAGCTGCAGAGGCCTCGTCGTCACCTCG AGCCAGCCCAAGGTGTTCTCAGCCGGGCTGGACATCTTGGACATGTATGGGAAGAGTCCAGAGCACTGTGCGGAGTTCTGGAAAGCTGTGCAAGAGATGTGGCTCAAGTTCTATGGCTCCAACATGATCACTATAGCAGCAGTCAAT GGCTCCAGTCCTGCAGGAGGCTGCCTGCTGTCGATGACATGTGACTACAGAATAATGGCGGATAACCCTCGTTACAGCATCGGTCTCAATGAGACCAAGCTCGGCATTGTAGCACCTTTTTG GTTTAAGGACACTATGGTAAACACAGTCGGACATCGGGCCACAGAGATGGCCCTACAGTTGGGGCTGCTCTACAGCCCTGCAGAGGCCTTGAAGATAGGATTGGTGGACCAGCTGGTGCATGAAGACCAGGTCCTCACTACAGCCACAGAGACCATGACCAAGTGGTTGGCTATTCCAG ATCACGCCAGACAGCTCACAAAGTCCATGATGAGGAAGCCAACCATAGACAAGCTGGCGGCTAACAGAGAGGCTGATGTCAATAACTTTGTCAAGTTCATCACCAAGGACTCTATTCAGAAGTCCCTGGGGATGTATCTGGAGATGCTTAAGAGAAGAAAGGCTTAG